AAAACAGACTTCAAAACCATTTGTTTTACGAGTGTATAAAACAagcttaaaaataatttttttttgtgttttcgaCACATAAATAGGTTACAATCTATTATTTTAAAAGACGGTGCACAATATAGTTATTTAGAACCTCCCACAAATTTTTctgaaattctgaataatttacaataccgaaaacatAAAATATGTTTTTTGAAGCTTGTTTTATATGCAGGTGAGATAATTTGTTTTGGAACATGTTTTgggcaccgtaaattattcagaattttataAAAACTGGTGGCAGATTCTAAATAACTATATTGCACACTgtcttataaaaaaatttaaattataattttttcacATGTCAAAAATAAAAACGTTCATTGATGATGACAAAAGTATATCGAGACAATAGAAACTtcctatatatattaatataatggttgtatttgttattttttttaataataataatttgccTTTTTTGGTAGTAATTAGTTCTATGACTAAATGTGAAaagaataataattaaattaatttctaaaaTAAACTTAAATTCTGAAGCTCAAgataaaatatataaacaaactataatgcaaaaaataacacaaaatgatgataaaagactaaaatatttgtatgaagtcatttatataaaaaaattgtaagcaaaagattttttatataaaaagaagaagaagaagaaacaacAAGTAAAGTGAGATAAGGACAACAAAAAGGTAAAACAGGGCTAGAATTTTACTCATTAGTAATTACACTTATACAAATCTAACCTACTAGACTAGCTAGTAGCTAATATATATGTAcaagtttttttgttttttttttaaagggtcTAGTAGCTAATATTCATAATACTTAGAGCATCTCCAACCTTGATACTAAATTTGGTGTCACACCAACATCAAATTTGGTGTCAAAAACTATTTTCACTTCAATCACAACACTAAAAgctacacacaaaaaaaaaatctttattattatattatttttttaaataaattgaatattctttttattattatattaatttatcaaaattatcacaattattatatctaattaatattttaaataaaactactcaTTAATTACATGACAATAAtactatataaataattaaaatcgataaattaaaaaatcatattGCATGTAGTAACAtaaagtgttatccccaaaatttgaaaacaatgacgtggcaatagaaatgaaaaATGGCAAGGAATGATTGGGAGATCAGGCTTAGGAGTGACTCAGTAGACCAGTGAATAATTTTGACttgccagtcaagtgtcatgaccgaccaggcatgaccttgtctgattagtcacatgtttgtctgcccaagcATGGCCTTGTCCGATCAGTCACATGTttatctgcccaggcatgaccttggccgagcggtcatgaccatgtccgaccagccaagtgcatgtccgaccagccaagtgcatgtctgcccaatcaagtgcatgtctgcccagtcaggtgcatgtctgcccagtcaggagCCTGTtcgcccagtgaaggtttggccgaccagcctgaatgtgatatgaatcgactagacagagcagggctacgcaagagatccaagaaacggcttcaacaagaatcggtcttggcttgcgcgggaatctctcaaattaccccataaatatagtgtatcgttatattttgaatattattgtaaattaaatataatgagaataacaaaatatcccgattatgagggacatcatctgtacgatcctgagcctataaatacaaggcttatggcatcataaaaaggacttttgattcgaattctaattttctagagagagagtacttgtatcttgagagaattcttgtattcttgtaatctgcactgaagaaactcagttgactcagattcatctgatcttgagtgtagatctataatcacaactctaagtgaattaggctattaccaacacattggggctgaaccactataaaaatcatctGTGTcgttaatttctcttgaaggtttatgtcgttttgacgtctacacgtcgttggccaaaaacgcggtcaacataaAGATTACACCACTAGAGAAAAAATATTACATTcatggaaaaaaaaatatattacattacATTAGATTAAATTAAACCTAAAAGACAcacttgaaaaaatatattttaattttgtgaGTTACCATATTCGTCCCACAAGTGCTCAATCAATGCATTTCGAAGCTCAATGTGAGCTTCCTTATCCTTGATTTTTCTATGTCTAGTAAGAAATTCTTGAAACTGAGCATTATCATCTTCTACCATCTGAACTTCTGGACTTGGCACTTCGACTCGCTCTTCAATTGATGCATTAATATCACGTTCATCTTCAATTATCATATTATGCATAATAATACTTGAAGTCATTATATCATGTAATACTTTTTTATACCAAAGACGTGCCGGTCCAGCAATAATTGCAAATCTAGACTGCAGTACTCCAAATGCACGTTCCACATCTTTTCTACATGCTTCTTGTTTCATTGCAAATAATTTCTTTTTTGGATAACGTGGATCATGAATACTTTGAACAAGAGTAGACCATTTTGGATATATACCATCAGCTAAATAATAACCCATATTATACTCTTTTCCtttaataacataattatcaAGTGGAGCAATACCTTCAGCAAGATTAGCAAAAAGATGGGATGCCTCCAACACATTAATGTCATTATTAGATCCTGGTAAACCAAAATATGCATGCCATATCCACAGATCATAGTCAGCTACAACTTCAAGAATAATAGTTGGGGACCCACTACGACCGGCATATTGTCCTCCCCAAGCAGTTGGGCAATTTTTCCATTTCCAATGCATACATTCTAAACTTCTCAACATTCCTGAAAAACCTCGACGTTCACCAATGTGGAATAGTCTTGCAACATCATCAGCGTTAGGTGATCGGAGATAGCGGGCTCCAAACACCTCGAAAACAGCACAACAAAATCGCTTCAAGCTTTCTATAGTTGTAGATTCTCCTATTTTGATGTATTCATCGGTAGCATCTGCTGGTACACCATACGCCAACATTCGAAATACAGCTGTTACTTTTTGCAAACCTGATAACCCGAGTTTACCCATTCCATCCCTTCACTGGATGAAGTAATTGTCATGTCTTTGTATAGCATCCAAAATATGAAGGAATAAAGGACGACCCATTCGAAATCTTCAGCGAAACATCAAATCGGTAAATCGAGGATTCTTTGCAAAATAGTCGTTGAAGAGATTGCGATCAGCACTTTCCCGGTCACGGTTGATAACTATATGACCAGGAATCGAGCCTCAACATGAGCCTTTGTTTTTTTGGTGTTGAGCAACGCAAAAATTGTTGTTAGTAGTAATTTGACCTACTACTTGCATTTGTATATCATCATAATAGTCATCAtctgaagaagatgatgataaaTAAGATGAACTACCAGGATAAGAATTCATATTTTATCAAAGTTAaactgtatatatattttttggtgtaCCCTATATCATGTGTGATATTCATGTTTTATAGTGTAAATGTCCTTATCTTCTGAATCCAAAATCAGAAGATAAGAAATCTCACGGATTAATCTTGGTCGCTGAAATAAATTGACCACAATCTCAACCGTTGCATTTTGTTGTCAAATCACATCTTATCGTCTGAATCCAAAATCAGAAGATAAGAAATCTCACGGATTAATCTTTGCCGCTGAAATAAATTGACCACAATCTTAACCGTTGCATTGTGTTGTCAAATCACATCTTATCTTCTGAATCCAAAATCAGAAGATAAGAAATCAAATCTTATGTAGCTTTTTCATCCCTATATAATCCCACACTACTCATTCAAACGGATTACCTCTTCCACACTACTCATTCAAACTGATCACATCTCTtcaacatattttcaaaacaacTACATTTTCTTCCAAAATGTCTTCCAGTTGCACTGCTTCATACTCACTTAAGGAAGATATGCACTTGTGCCATGTATATATTGACATTTGTCAAGATCCAATCATAGGAAGAAACCAATCAGGTAACAGTTTttgggcaagagttgaatcagaGTGCTACAAGAATGGAAAGTTTAGTAATCAACCTCGACCAAGAAGATCTTTGCAAACTCGAATGACTACCATTATTGGTGCAGTTGCAAAATTAAAGGGATGCATCAACCAAATCCAAAATAAAAATCCAAGTGGTGCTTCACAAGAAGATATTGTAAGTGTTTGTTATAATTTACTTATTGTTACtaaattgtttttaaattttattgacaccattattttatttatgttttaatagTTAAATCAAGCGAAGATGTTATTAGCCCAAGAAAAAATATATAGCAAAGGCTTCAAATTTGATCATGTGTGGCCCATCCTCAAACACATTCAGAAATTTACAAGTGATGACAACATCAATGCACCAAGTAGATTCCAACAAGATGGTCCTAATTTTACTTCGTCCAAATCATCATCTCACAATTTTGATTCTCCGACATCAACATCCACCGGTATGAGTTCATTTGATCTTAATATAAATAATGAGGAAATCATTACTAATTCAACTGAAAGACCTATTGGTGTGAAAAAAGCAAAGGCAAAACAATTAGGTGATGATCAATTTAACAAACTAATGGAGCAAAGTAAAAAACTCATTCAAGTTATTGAAAAGAGTAACACAGATAGAAATGAACGTCATAAAAGAAAGactgaaaaataaaattttattcatGGATTTGGATTCTATATCCGATCCAGAGTTTCGCCAATACATTCAAAGCGAAAAAAGAAGAATTTACAGAGAAAGAGCACGAACATCCGAAGTTGGAGAACAAGGAGAAGGATCTCAATATCAGGGATCACAATATCGAACATCTCAATATCAAGGACAAAGTGCTCAAGATGAAGGGCAACGATCTCAAGATCAAGGTGAAAGATCTGAAAATGATTCACAAGATTATAGTCCATATTTTGACTATCTTGGCGGAACAGGGAATAATTTTCCACATTATTGAATTGTTGTCTTTGTATCTCATAAGGTTCATTTCTATGTTATTGCTTTCCGTTTGATTTTGGcgtgtttaattttaatttttcaatgtatgtttaagtttgtaatatttttattGTGTAACATTGACTATGATTTAAGTTTATaatgttttattatataattttggGTATGTTTCGTATGCATTACtatgattaatattaaaaaaaattgtaatgtgATTGTGAATGTTGAGAATGTGTACTGTTGATTATAATGAGAATGTGATGTTTAATgtgttcaattttaatttttttaatgtatctttaaatttgtaatgtttgtattgtataatattaaaaaaaaaatacaaatatttaataatgttttatttaaattataattaaaaaaaataatttgtggtATATACAATTTAATCTCCACATAATAAACTAAattctaaattatatatataataatataaatatatataaataataatataaatatatataataaaatttataaaaaagaaaaaaaaatactgtGTGCTACAGTACACGACATATATGTTGTGTACGGTAGCAAACACAACAAAATCCAGTcatataatgttatattggagATACAACAACATCAAATATAAATTTTTGGTATTACATTGCAGATGGCCTTAGAAAATGTCTCCAACGCCATTATTTCTTCACAATTACATTACAGCCCTAAAGTGCCACTTAATTTTTGGTTTATATCATATTTACTTCAATCAAAGTGTtgttaattatcacataataaaaATCTCACGTCTATTCCAAGGCCTAAAGTACAGCAGGatgtttagaaaaaaaaaaattaacaccaCGTATATATATGGTATGTGGTTAAATTGAGGGACAACCTTAGACTAGACTAAGAGGTCAGGTCAAGCCCAAACTTAAGGCCCTAAGTACAAAGatcttaaatatataaaattttaattaaaaaagaaaGATGAATACAATTGTATTGATCCACTTAAACTTGTTTTATTATCaaatataataatgataaaagaatCAAGTAATTTATCTTCTACCACTGCCAAACAAACCTATTCTCACCTtctaattaaataagaaaaagtCCCCAACAAAACTAcaagtgaatatatatatatatgtaatgattatatatgatataaatataataatatactaATATGTATAGTTTATACTTGATGGGTGAAAATTTGGTGCAACTTTTGTTTGTTTATGTTTGATTTCAATTAACAAAACGACATAATTTAAGCCGTGTGGGATTGGGTGTGAGAGGAATCATTGTCAAATAGCAATTATTTTAGGATTAATTTTGAACTTAATATACTAAAGGCTGATGATCCTCTACTCTCCTCATTAGCCATTCATGTGGTCCACATTTGCCATATCTCAACTAaaccaataataaaaaaaaaaaggcatagCCATAGTGTACATGTAATGTCTAGTTCCCACCAGCATAACATGTGGAGAGATGAGCTCTTCATTGCCAATTCTTTCTGAAAATAAATCTAATAGTAGAGATCGATCAACATGGGCCACCCCCTAACCCCACACACAACTATACTACTGCTACAACAAGTCAAAGTTTTTGAGCCCCTAAAAAGTTGGGGGACATTATTTGACATAAGAGTACATTGATACCCTTATATTCCTAAAAGGTAAGAGGATTTTGCTACGAACAAACGTCCATAAAAGACAGAAAGCAAGCAGAGAGAAACTTGAATCTTTATTCTATACTATTTGAGCAGAAAATGACACCAATTTATTTAGATGCAGCAGATTGATGGACATATATATCAAAAAAGAAATACTACAACAAGGCTAAAGCTAGATTGGATTAATATGGTGGACCGGAAAGCTGCAATTTCCATATCTATTATACTTAATAAGCAGTACTGAAGTAGCTGTTAACAACATTGGAGCACAAGATTTGCAAAACCGCATTGTTTGTTAGTCCAACATACCGAGGTGTCTTAAACTGGCTAACAGCAGAGCCTAATGCTAAGTAATGGTCCATTAACTTCTGAAAGGTTCCCTTTCGAACAATACGAAGTTCAAGAGCACCAATGGTGTTGACCTTGCGCGAGCTAATATAGCCTGCATCCACGAAAGATTGGTCCAAACAGTTGCAGCATTCGCCAAGAACTTCCTGCCTGGCCTCACCACTTAGCTCCCAGAAAATGACATAATGGCCAGGATTAGTGGACATATCAACATGACTAGTGAAGTCAACCAAGTCTAATTTCTCGCCAGCTAGCAGCTTGGCAGCTTCTTCCACAGCTAGCTGCAAATCTTTCTCAGTGTTCTTGTCGATGTTGACTGTGAGCAAAAGATTTCTGCGGCAGATGAATTTGAGCTCAGGAGTTGAGTTATGGAACCCCATTACCTTCACTACATCGCCCAGCCTATACCGATACAAACCTGCATAACAATAGAGTAAAAAGTTTGGTAAGAAAACAGTGGGAAAAGTTGACTTAATGGATGCTGATAGAGTCTCTTTTTGACATCATAATGTCGTCTATTTTTTGCTTTCTTTGTCTGACACACTGAAAATCTAACTATCAGGATATCCAAATTATGAAAAGCCATTATTCAAGGCATTTACTTAATGTGGTGTTCCCTGTTGGTTTCTCACCATAGAACATCTGACATGGCAAATTATACTAAGAACCTGTTGCAAACAAGACTCCAACAATTTAATATGGTTGTTGGTTTCCATCACTGTCCATGCTCATATCTAAATTTAGCTACACTGGGAAAACTAGGTTAGTCCCCCAAAAGAAGGTTTAATATCCTGTTTTAACATTAATGATACGTGGTTATTGACTATGAAAGTCACTATGTATGTACTACTACCTGCTCCATTACTACTTCCACACTTTTTGatgcaaataaatatataattaatagagagagagaaagggtggGCAAGGGAAAGGGTCATAGCACATGTATGACAAAATGACCAGAAAGCCCTACCTTACCTCAGaaacatgttactacattttcaCACAATGATTTTCCAAAGGCTGAAAAAGTTGGACCATTGACTTACTAAAGATGCAGTTTCAAGAAGACTAAAGGCATAAATTAAATAGCCAATAATACATGAAAGGGTAACTTAAGCCTAGCCATGGAATAACTGTAAAGTTCTCATATTAAGCTAACCTTAGCATCTATAAAATGAAATCCCTCTTTTAGTTCTAGACaaagttatgattatgattatcattaaaaaaaagtttttttttttttataaaacgtTAAAAAAACATTTTCCGTTAGGCATTTAATGCTAGGATTTGAAATGGtcacaattaataaaaaaaacaactaaagaaaagaaaagaaaagtgtaTATATTATGTGCAACTTGACATAGAATATAATAAAATGTATGCTAAACATTAAAAACAAACGTGTCTACCTCATTCCCCACCCCCCCgccaaaaaaaaaaatgctcCGGTATGTACATAAGATGGTCGCACAAACAGAAAGCAGTGTATAGAGATATGAAGATATTTTATATTAGAGCAGTTTTCACATGGGCATTTGTGCTTTCCTGTAATGTTTGCAACATATAGTAAACAATACTTATGCCATATGCAACTCAACTCAAGAAGGCAAATAGTAGAGGAATCTTTACTAAAACgctaattattttaaaagttttgaCACTGTTTCAGAAGATTATTCTGTTCATAAAATAATTTTGGAAGCAAGTGTCGAATCCAGCTGGTTTAGTCGTGTCAATTAGCTAATTGAGAATCAACTCCCAAGACTACAGAAAACCCAAAATAATAATTTAGAGGATGTACTATTGTATGGAGAGGAGGGAGTACTAGACAAAAATGGAAACTCTGCTCCCCAACTCAAGGATACACATGGGGGGGCATTTAAAGCAACTCGGTGAGTTTCTAGGTGATATCAAGTTCAAATTAACGGGTGCCACCAATAATAGAAAAATGGTTggaagtaaataaaataaatgacatatttgttttttcttaattaaaGGGAACCAAGTATGAAGATGTTGAAAAGGAAGAATACTTTTTAGTCTATTGAAAAAAATGTTCAGATAATAAAGTACCTGCATAATTAGTGACAAGAATCTCGTACTCTTCACCAATCTGGACCTCA
This genomic interval from Humulus lupulus chromosome 8, drHumLupu1.1, whole genome shotgun sequence contains the following:
- the LOC133795508 gene encoding glutathione S-transferase T3-like is translated as MSSSCTASYSLKEDMHLCHVYIDICQDPIIGRNQSGNSFWARVESECYKNGKFSNQPRPRRSLQTRMTTIIGAVAKLKGCINQIQNKNPSGASQEDILNQAKMLLAQEKIYSKGFKFDHVWPILKHIQKFTSDDNINAPSRFQQDGPNFTSSKSSSHNFDSPTSTSTGMSSFDLNINNEEIITNSTERPIGVKKAKAKQLGDDQFNKLMEQSKKLIQVIEKSNTDRNERHKRKTEK